A single region of the Diadema setosum chromosome 14, eeDiaSeto1, whole genome shotgun sequence genome encodes:
- the LOC140238024 gene encoding methylsterol monooxygenase 1-like, translated as MENLTESHYGAFEHSWRYMTTHYTRFQISVYISACFHIVSFFLLCTPAFIFQFIPFMDRYKIQQDKPTTYGQQWQCFKYVMYNQFLVQTPLIVGNYFYCQYFNVSFDFDDIPQWYTLLAQCFVSLVIEDTWHYFVHRGLHHKSIYQYVHKVHHNFKAPFGMVAEYTHPVETLGLGLGFAWGVLLFGNHLFFIWAWMLVRLLEVTDVHSGYTVSLNPLHLFPFYGGAKFHDFHHKNFHGNYAPTFTWWDKMLGTEMNYDEDYDTEHDTVQQMKKTK; from the exons ATGGAGAATTTGACAGAGAGTCATTATGGAGCGTTTGAACATTCATGGAGGTACATGACAACGCATTACACCCGATTTCAGATATCGGTGTACATCTCGGCATGTTTTCACATC GTATCCTTCTTCCTGCTATGTACACCAGCCTTCATCTTCCAGTTCATTCCATTCATGGACAGGTACAAAATACAACAG GACAAGCCAACGACATACGGACAGCAGTGGCAGTGCTTCAAGTATGTTATGTACAATCAGTTTCTTGTCCAGACCCCTCTGATAGTGGGTAATTACTTCTACTGCCAGTACTTCAACGTATCTTTTGACTTTGATGACATACCTCAGTG GTACACTCTCCTGGCCCAGTGCTTTGTTTCTCTGGTCATCGAAGACACCTGGCATTATTTCGTCCACAGAGGGCTCCATCACAAGAGCATCTACCAATATGTTCACAAGGTCCACCACAACTTTAAG GCTCCATTTGGAATGGTTGCTGAGTACACACATCCAGTAGAAACCTTGG GTCTTGGATTAGGTTTTGCATGGGGAGTGCTGCTGTTTGGGAACCACCTTTTCTTTATCTGGGCCTGGATGCTAGTCCGCTTGTTGGAGGTCACCGACGTCCACTCTGGTTACACCGTCTCCCTGAATCCACTGCATCTCTTCCCGTTCTATGGAG gaGCCAAATTCCACGACTTCCATCACAAGAATTTCCATGGCAACTATGCCCCAACCTTCACATGGTGGGACAAGATGCTCGGGACGGAGATGAATTACGACGAGGACTACGACACCGAGCATGACACAGTTCAGCAGATGAAGAAGACCAAGTAA